From the Drechmeria coniospora strain ARSEF 6962 chromosome 02, whole genome shotgun sequence genome, the window TTGCTGAGAGGATAGGAGATCGGTCATGTCGCCTCGACGCACGACGCACGGCAACGGTTTTGGCACGAAATGAATATTCTTCCGAGGCAAGGCTAGGATTCTGATCACCATGGCTACTTGCTATGAATAAAAAAAGATCCAAATTGGGTATCATAAAATCCCGCGGCGCCTGTTGAAGCCTTGTGAGTTGTGTGTGCTCTTCTGTTAATCTTGCCACCATCGCCGCGCGTGCTTCCATCTCTCTCAACTGTCCCGCATGATGGGTTCGCCGTTCAATCCGTAAGAAAttgcctgcttgcctttGTTCTTTCCCCGCTTCTTCTTGCCGCCGTTTTCATCGTCGTCTGCGAATAGTTCGTCACGTTTCTTGCGCATAatctcggcctgctcgtcgaccaCGCGttgcctctctgcctcgtACCCCTCCTGGATCTTGCGCTGCTCCGCCTCAATCGTCTCGACAGACTCGTACTCTGCCCCGGTGAACGCTCGGTATTCCTCAATGTCCATCTTGATCGTCTTCTCCCCGATCAGGGCCGCGTCGATGCGCGCCGGATTGTGGCGCTCCTCGCGGTTGAATTTGAGTTTGATGTGCCGTCGCTGCTTGCCTGGAAACATCCTGGAGATCATCTCAAACTCCGTGCCGAACATTCTAAGCCCGCGGTAAAAGAGCTCTGTTTCTGCATCATTCCAGATATTTGGGCCCTTGAGCTTTGATGTGTTCATGAAAGAACTGCTCGTGATCAACCTTGTGAAGTCGTTCTCCTCAATCGTCTCCATGTCCTCTCCTGCATGCGCCGCGGCTGCCCGAGCATGTCGGTCCATAACCAGCGAGCTTTGGTCAACCACAATCTGCCCATCAACGATGCGGAACTGGGGGCCAGATGTGGCAGCCGGGGCCGGCGTGGAGGAGCTGCCGGGGGTACCGCTCTTCTTTAGCCTGTTGTCCGGAATGGGAGATGCTGAGCCAGAGTCCACGCCTTCCATCAGCTCCCCATCCTTACCAACCTTTGACTTTAACCGAGCGAGCCGTTCACGATCCCGCAACTCGTCGTGACGACTAAACTTTTTGCCGATTCGAAGATCTTTTGTGAGGTCAGCCATGCGGAGCTGCTGTAGGTCCACCGTCTGCTCTTCGGCGTCTTCGGGAGTAAGGGAGCGAGCTTTTCTCGTCCTTGGCTTCGCATCGGATGGGTCACCAGCTGACGATGTACCAGTGGATGTACTGGCCTTGCGTTTCTGTGGTTGAACACCCAGTGCAGTACCATCACGGCCCTGCTGGGGGGCGTTTCGCTTCCGTTTCTTCGGTCTCGCACCGTCATCCTCTTCGCCATTGTGTTCCTCTGCCCTTTTTTTAGACGAACTTGTTGTCCCAGGCGGTTTCTTGCTTGGCGCGGACGCCGGTGGACCTGCTGGGGTGGACGGTGCTGGGACGGCTGCCTGGGCAACGGCAGCAAGGCCAGGTGCTTGGTGAAGACTTGTGTCGGAACTAGATCTAAGACTTGGCTGTTGGACTTGTCGGGTTTGTGAGTCGCCGTTGACTGACGCGGAGGTTGCTTTGACTAGATCCGGTCGGGAGGCCGGTTCTCCAGCAACGGTCTTGAGTCGTAATGGCCCATCAGCATCATTTGATATATTTTCGCCTATGTCGGCGGTAGAAGTTGTCGTCTCCTGAAAATCTTCATTGATTGTGGTTGATCCGCGACGGGACGATGAGCTTCTTTGCAAAGGCGGATCATCCAATACGCCTGGCTTGGATTGATCAACAATCCTTGGTTGATATGTCAGTTCCCCAATAACAGAATGAGACTCTGAAGGAGAAATATCAACACCGGGGGGGTTGTTGTCAAGCCCATCTGTTGCATCGCTCGATGGAGTGTCGATCCGCGTTTCGATCAAAGGTTGGTTCTCGACCGGTTtcggcgctgccgctgcggcAGATCTTGTTCGAGCCGTGGGGACTTTCGGCTTAAAGGCGAAACCGCCTTTCTTTTTGAACATGGAGCTCATGGCGAAAAGGAATCGACTCTATCAGCCAGTCGGCTCATGCATCATAATACAAATCCGAGGACTAAACGGAAGGGCCGTCGACATAGGGAGGTAGGTTACAGAAGTTTGCCAGGATTGGATGCTGATTGCACAGTACTTTGAAACCTGCGATGGCGGGCGAATGCCCCACAAAGCGAGGTTTAGCCGACCGATTAAATTGGGCCGAATCAGGGATAGCGCAAGTCTAGGGAGTCCTTGGCTGGCCAGGCCGTGCTTTGATTTGCGAGGCAACTTCGAAATTTCAACACCTAGATCTCCTCCTTGCACCGTCTCACCATCACGCAATCCCTAGCCGTCCGACGGATGACAGTCTGTGCAACTAGCTTCGGGACGAGACGTGCCTTTAAGGCCTTTGGACTGTCAAGCTCTCGCCCTGCAACTCGCGACCATCGCGTGGAAGCTTCGCTGGACGCGCTTCGCTGGCTGTCTGATGCCTCTTGCAACGTCTCCCACTGCCTCGACTTGTCCATCCACGCTTGGCAGGATGGAGGACAGGAAGAGACCTGCCATCGGCAGCACTGACGATCTGGCACCTCCCAGCAAGAGAGTGGCCGTCAACGGTGCCAAGGTCAAAGACGACTCTTCCGAAATGAAGGAGGAAGGTTGGATCGAGGTACGTGCCTCTGTCCATGTTTGGCGACACTATCGGCATCCAAACACATCAGTTGGCTATTTTCAATATCCATCCACAGTCATAGATGCACTTTTTCTTCACAACATTGTCTCCAGCCTCGCTGAGACGCCATTGTCGGATGTTGATGCTCACCAGACTAGTGATGGTGCATTTTGCTCAACGGCCGCAGCTTCCGGCTCCTCGCTCGTCCCGTCCCACGCGCCCATGTCCACTTCCTCATATTACGCTCCGTCTTCCTGCTGTTCTCGATGTCCCGTTCACTTTCATCGTCCTTGACGAATGCCCGGTGCTGACTACGGATGTTAGGCGTATTCCAAAGGCGCCATATATCGCCAGATGCAGGAGTATAGTCGCAAGGCAGCTACTGCGGAATCGCGTTTAGAAGAGCTCCATAAACGTTGTGTGCATCACGATGATCACTTAAGGGTCATTGATGCATGGTGGCGCCAGGTGAGCCCACAGCGCTACCTGCACTGCGAACCGCTTGCTGACAAGAAGCGTAGTTGATGGAGGAGTTGGAACTCTTGGCAGACTCGGAAAtatcggccacgacggctgCCACTGGTGGGTACAGATTTCAATATACAGTTCGTCACAGCTGACCCTTTGCGACAGGACCGCCGTATCTCAGTGGTGTCAGTTTCAAGGATCTGCATGAGTTCCAAGATCACATTCACGAAAGGGCAAAGACGATCAAGACCAAGGCCGAGTCTCTTCTCGGACGCCTAGCCGCCCAGCGCGGTCAGCTCAGTCCCGACGCAGCTGCATTAGAAGGCAAAGTAACCACTCTACTGGCTGCGCAGAAGGACTACCTTCTCAAACTGGATCGCTTGAACGTTGAAAAGGAAAATCTTTCCGAGGAGCTCAATGCCGCCACCCTCCGATACTTCAAGGCCGAGAAGAAGCTGGACCGTGCCAAGAGCGCTCAGGTGCAGAAATTGGAGCAGAAGGCATTTGCCAATGCCACGCGACCACCCGCTGCATCTAGCGaaggcatcgtcgaggctgccgatgcCAATGGGAATACCGACGATCTGCTGCTGAAATTCGACGAAGCGACGGCTGCTGCGGCAAAGCAAAAGGAGCAGCTGGACGGAATCCTATCCGAGGTGAAGACACTGCAAGACGAAAACTTATCTCTCAAGGCTCGCCGGGAGCTGTGGACGGACGAGGATTTTGTTCGCTCCGATGTGTTCAAACAATTCAAGGGCCAAAACGAAGATCTCATCAAGCGAATAAACAATCTGGAGGCGACAAACAAGCAGTTGCGAGAAGAAGCAGAAAAGCTGCAGGCCGAGCGGTCTGCGTTCAAGGCCCAGTTGGAGGCGGATGCGAACCAAGTCACGCAGGAACTGGAGGCTGACATCGTTGCGAGAGATCAAGACCTTGCCCGGGTCCGATCGACCCGAGACGAAATTTTGGCCGACAACTCTCAGCGGAAAGCGAGCATGGAGCAAGACAAGACGGCTTTGGATCATATTCGAGATCTTGTCAATGCCAAGGATGATCGTATCGTCGCCCTCGAATCCGAAATTGTGCGACTGAAGCCGGTCGAGGACAAGGATATGGCTTCGCCAGAAGCCCCTGAGATGTCGGAGGAAGAACTTCGACAAAAGTACAAGAAACTGCTCAAGGATTTCCAATCTATCAACGAGCAATTGCCATCTATCGAGAAATCTTACAAGAGGATGAAGGACATGGCTCAGATAAAGATTATGGATTTTGCTGCCCTGGAAGAGAAGGTCGCGCTTCTGATTGCTGAAAAGGGCAAAGCCGACCAGAAGTATTTTGCTGCCCGAAAGGATGCCGACACGCGAAACAACGAGATTCGATCGTTGAGACATCAGAACAGCAAGAGCTCGGAGATTATTGCGCAACTCAAGGCGCTGGAGGTGCAGAACCGGACACTGCTCGTCAATTTAGAGAAGCAGTTGTCGGACCTGAAGCAAGCCAACTCTGTGCTTGCCCTGGAGAACAAAAAGCTGGACATCGCAGCAACGGAAGCCGCGAGACGGGCCGACTCTCTGACTCGTCAGATTGAAGATCTCTCCA encodes:
- a CDS encoding RING-12 protein gives rise to the protein MEDRKRPAIGSTDDLAPPSKRVAVNGAKVKDDSSEMKEEGWIEAYSKGAIYRQMQEYSRKAATAESRLEELHKRCVHHDDHLRVIDAWWRQRGQLSPDAAALEGKVTTLLAAQKDYLLKLDRLNVEKENLSEELNAATLRYFKAEKKLDRAKSAQVQKLEQKAFANATRPPAASSEGIVEAADANGNTDDLLLKFDEATAAAAKQKEQLDGILSEVKTLQDENLSLKARRELWTDEDFVRSDVFKQFKGQNEDLIKRINNLEATNKQLREEAEKLQAERSAFKAQLEADANQVTQELEADIVARDQDLARVRSTRDEILADNSQRKASMEQDKTALDHIRDLVNAKDDRIVALESEIVRLKPVEDKDMASPEAPEMSEEELRQKYKKLLKDFQSINEQLPSIEKSYKRMKDMAQIKIMDFAALEEKVALLIAEKGKADQKYFAARKDADTRNNEIRSLRHQNSKSSEIIAQLKALEVQNRTLLVNLEKQLSDLKQANSVLALENKKLDIAATEAARRADSLTRQIEDLSNLVKSRDAASAVVRERNTMQEAEVEKLRVRVEHAQKDRDNWRNKALSNSSEEEEMLRVSRPSFCPSVAMGANEPDADFCVVHDLPQQLQEHGSEDVWTPLLQQMCGGSHQQPDAQVSDLLARIRQDGRHACSSLIPLAQQCFNVLLGY